One window from the genome of Candidatus Chlamydia corallus encodes:
- a CDS encoding enoyl-[acyl-carrier-protein] reductase, translating to MLKIDLTGKIAFIAGIGDDQGYGWGIAKLLAEAGAKIIVGTWVPIYKIFSQSWEMGKFNESRKLSNGNLLEIAKVYPMDASFDSPEDIPEDIAENKRYKGITGFTIAEVVEQVKKDFGHIDILVHSLANSPEISKSLLETSRKGYLAALSTSSYSFVSLLSHFGSIMNRGGSTISLTYLASMRAVPGYGGGMSSAKAALESDTKTLAWEAGRRWGIRVNTISAGPLASRAGKAIGFIEQMVDYYQEWAPIPEAMTAEQVGAVAAFLASPLASAITGETLYVDHGANVMGIGPEMFPKDS from the coding sequence ATGCTAAAGATTGATTTAACAGGAAAGATAGCATTCATTGCAGGGATTGGTGATGACCAAGGATATGGCTGGGGTATTGCGAAACTTCTTGCAGAAGCAGGAGCTAAGATTATTGTAGGAACATGGGTACCCATTTACAAAATTTTCTCTCAATCTTGGGAAATGGGAAAGTTCAATGAATCAAGAAAATTATCTAATGGCAATCTCTTAGAAATTGCCAAGGTCTATCCCATGGACGCAAGTTTTGATAGCCCTGAGGATATTCCTGAGGATATTGCTGAAAATAAGCGTTACAAGGGAATTACGGGATTCACGATAGCAGAAGTTGTGGAGCAGGTGAAAAAAGATTTTGGTCATATTGACATTCTTGTCCACTCGCTAGCAAATAGTCCTGAAATTTCCAAATCTCTATTAGAGACTTCAAGAAAAGGCTACTTAGCGGCGCTAAGCACCTCTAGTTATTCCTTTGTTAGCCTTCTTTCTCATTTCGGCAGCATAATGAACCGTGGTGGATCCACAATATCGCTCACTTACTTAGCTTCTATGCGAGCTGTTCCTGGATACGGAGGCGGAATGAGTTCGGCAAAAGCAGCTTTAGAAAGTGATACCAAAACTCTTGCTTGGGAGGCGGGACGCCGTTGGGGTATCCGAGTCAATACAATCTCTGCAGGACCGTTAGCAAGCAGGGCTGGAAAAGCAATTGGCTTTATTGAACAAATGGTAGACTATTACCAAGAATGGGCGCCTATTCCTGAGGCTATGACCGCAGAGCAGGTGGGTGCCGTTGCCGCTTTCTTAGCATCGCCTTTAGCTTCAGCAATTACTGGAGAGACCCTATACGTAGATCACGGAGCCAATGTGATGGGAATTGGTCCTGAAATGTTCCCTAAAGACTCATAA
- a CDS encoding HAD-IIB family hydrolase, whose product MEKLLVTDIDGTITDQSHHLDKEVYAKLYALYESGWKLFFLTGRYYKYAARLFSDFEAPYLLGCQNGASVWSSTSSNLLYSKSLPSNLLCILQNCMEGATALFSVEAGAPYGDRYYRFSPTPIAQDLHEYVDPSYFPNAEEREILFETRSLKDDYAFPSFAAAKVFGLREEVIRIQKEIENQEELTSAMTMTLMRWPFDFRYAILFLTDKSVSKGQALDRVVDILYDGKKPFVMASGDDANDVDLIERGDFKIVMSSAPQEMHVHADFLAPPANKKGILRAWEAGVRYYEELMSL is encoded by the coding sequence ATGGAAAAGTTACTAGTAACGGATATTGACGGCACAATTACTGATCAATCTCATCATTTAGATAAAGAGGTGTATGCGAAGCTTTACGCTCTTTATGAATCTGGTTGGAAGTTATTTTTCCTTACAGGAAGATATTATAAATATGCTGCGCGTTTGTTTTCCGATTTTGAGGCTCCTTATTTATTAGGATGCCAAAATGGCGCTTCAGTATGGTCCTCAACATCATCCAACCTTCTTTATTCTAAAAGTTTACCCTCAAATTTGCTATGCATTTTACAAAATTGTATGGAGGGGGCTACGGCTCTTTTTTCCGTGGAAGCTGGAGCCCCCTATGGGGATCGCTACTATCGCTTTTCACCAACTCCTATCGCTCAGGATTTACACGAGTATGTAGATCCTAGCTACTTTCCTAATGCTGAGGAGAGAGAAATCCTATTCGAAACTCGTTCTTTAAAAGACGATTATGCGTTTCCTAGTTTTGCTGCAGCAAAAGTCTTTGGACTTCGAGAGGAGGTTATTAGAATTCAAAAGGAAATCGAAAACCAAGAAGAATTGACTTCAGCTATGACCATGACTTTAATGCGCTGGCCCTTTGATTTTCGCTACGCAATCTTGTTTTTGACAGACAAAAGTGTTTCTAAAGGGCAAGCCCTAGATCGTGTTGTCGATATACTTTACGATGGAAAGAAACCTTTTGTAATGGCTTCTGGAGATGATGCCAACGATGTCGATCTTATTGAGCGGGGAGATTTTAAAATTGTAATGAGTTCCGCACCCCAAGAGATGCACGTTCACGCGGACTTTCTAGCTCCCCCAGCAAATAAGAAAGGAATTCTTCGAGCTTGGGAAGCTGGTGTCCGCTATTATGAAGAGCTTATGAGTCTTTAG